The following are encoded together in the Bradyrhizobium genosp. L genome:
- a CDS encoding acyltransferase family protein encodes MLQPTPQTQIEAQAPRKGTVRPMTAADVPGVARLFLKVFRGADKPAGADLENYLQALVLGSPSYEAMAGTQIYQQQDGRIRSALLLRLWLAERVEGAGIAVLALALAQVVTVPSVAEFSLARGDKFILEGLTPVLSAYVLAFVVFLAAAFFDRPRSIWLARIGLISYSMYLFHWCVNVVVYRFLPFTGQVGDVFTMLICIVLTLIASWLVYRTVERPMIMFGRTILLRRGAKRC; translated from the coding sequence ATGTTGCAGCCCACGCCGCAAACGCAGATCGAGGCGCAAGCTCCGCGCAAGGGCACGGTCCGGCCGATGACCGCCGCCGATGTGCCTGGCGTCGCCCGGCTCTTCCTGAAGGTTTTCAGGGGTGCCGACAAGCCGGCCGGCGCGGACCTCGAGAACTATCTGCAGGCGCTCGTGCTGGGCTCTCCTTCCTACGAGGCGATGGCGGGCACGCAAATCTACCAGCAACAGGACGGACGCATCCGCAGCGCGCTGCTGTTGCGGCTGTGGCTGGCCGAGCGTGTCGAGGGCGCCGGCATTGCCGTGCTGGCGCTCGCGCTGGCCCAGGTCGTCACGGTGCCGTCGGTCGCGGAATTCTCGCTGGCGCGCGGCGACAAGTTCATCCTGGAGGGGTTGACGCCCGTTCTGTCCGCCTATGTGCTGGCCTTCGTCGTCTTCCTTGCAGCCGCCTTTTTCGATCGGCCGCGTTCGATCTGGCTGGCGCGGATCGGGCTGATCAGCTACTCGATGTATCTGTTCCACTGGTGCGTGAACGTCGTCGTGTACCGCTTCCTGCCGTTCACCGGGCAGGTCGGCGACGTCTTCACGATGCTGATCTGCATCGTCCTCACTTTGATTGCGTCATGGCTGGTTTACCGGACGGTCGAGCGGCCGATGATCATGTTCGGACGCACGATCCTGCTTCGGCGTGGCGCAAAACGGTGCTGA
- a CDS encoding M23 family metallopeptidase, translated as MTSRSDVRAARVYAHHLHAIPSSDEPPLGSDGALPDRRAVSLRWMAATMLMGAAAVVLFGGALRAVLGDRAQFAMSPVVSLQRLAQMVDEARRGDRLDRKSSKDGNSSAIRIEQLGDAGSVRPFTRVSARLAEIDPEDGEAPAADDSNKPHVLPQDAPPSQASPIKLGSSSRHALSGSVSSYADDAEAPASLLAIGKALNVSSVPKSLLPSDSHRHVVIARQGDTLAAILHAVAAGTEDEPAILAAFPWPGARGPLSGGEKIKVTEQTADAAAPRGHILKVSIALPDASVFAVGRTDAGDYQAIAPEQPGTASHNAGALRDTVDTRLLSGESLRDGLNALARSNHVDEAVVAELMRLCGRDFDLDEPLGEGDLAKIIYAPNELGQPELVFVDLTAAGQTHRYYRFNAPDDGSSDFYDEAGHSITKFLLRKPVVNGRLGDGFGWRIHPILGDRRFHEGVDFAAPFGSPIAAAGAGVVETFGFQRGYGKYVRLLHDRGYETTYAHVANFPHGLKVGDRVRQGETIAYVGSTGLSTGPHLYYEVRINGRNVDPFRIKLSGGRVLQGDVLGAFDRRRDGIDQLAGLSAPSRPR; from the coding sequence ATGACCAGCCGCAGCGACGTGCGGGCAGCGCGGGTGTACGCGCATCACTTGCACGCCATCCCGTCGAGCGACGAACCGCCGCTGGGCAGCGATGGCGCGTTGCCGGATCGACGCGCCGTCAGTTTGCGCTGGATGGCCGCAACCATGCTGATGGGCGCTGCGGCTGTGGTGCTGTTTGGCGGCGCGCTGCGTGCTGTTCTTGGCGATCGCGCGCAATTCGCGATGTCGCCGGTGGTCTCCTTGCAGCGCCTCGCGCAGATGGTCGACGAGGCGCGGCGCGGTGACCGCCTGGATCGGAAGTCGAGCAAAGACGGCAATTCATCCGCAATCCGGATCGAGCAACTGGGCGACGCCGGATCGGTTCGTCCCTTCACGCGCGTGTCGGCGCGGCTTGCGGAGATCGATCCGGAGGACGGCGAGGCGCCGGCCGCAGATGATTCGAACAAGCCGCATGTCCTTCCGCAGGACGCGCCGCCGTCGCAGGCGTCGCCGATCAAGCTCGGCAGTTCGTCGCGGCACGCGTTGTCCGGCAGTGTCAGCTCCTATGCCGACGATGCGGAGGCGCCTGCGTCGCTGCTTGCGATCGGCAAGGCGCTCAATGTCAGCAGCGTTCCGAAATCTCTGCTGCCGTCCGACAGCCATCGACATGTCGTGATCGCCCGGCAAGGTGACACGCTGGCCGCCATCCTCCACGCGGTGGCGGCGGGTACCGAGGACGAGCCGGCGATCCTGGCCGCCTTCCCGTGGCCCGGCGCGCGCGGGCCGCTGTCCGGCGGCGAGAAGATCAAGGTGACCGAGCAGACGGCGGATGCCGCTGCGCCACGCGGCCATATCTTGAAGGTGTCGATCGCGTTGCCGGACGCCAGCGTCTTTGCCGTCGGCCGCACCGATGCCGGCGACTACCAGGCGATCGCACCGGAGCAGCCGGGCACCGCGTCACACAACGCCGGAGCGCTGCGCGATACCGTCGACACGCGTCTTCTGTCCGGCGAAAGCTTGCGTGACGGGCTCAACGCGCTCGCGCGGTCCAATCACGTCGACGAGGCCGTTGTCGCCGAGCTGATGCGGCTCTGCGGCCGCGATTTCGACCTCGATGAGCCGCTCGGCGAGGGCGACCTCGCCAAGATCATCTACGCGCCCAACGAGCTCGGCCAGCCGGAGCTGGTGTTCGTCGACTTGACGGCCGCCGGGCAGACGCATCGCTACTACCGTTTCAATGCGCCCGACGATGGCAGCTCGGACTTCTACGATGAGGCCGGCCATTCCATCACCAAATTCCTGTTGCGCAAGCCGGTCGTCAACGGCCGCCTCGGCGACGGCTTCGGCTGGCGCATCCATCCGATCCTGGGCGACCGCCGCTTCCATGAGGGCGTCGATTTCGCGGCGCCGTTCGGTTCGCCGATTGCGGCAGCCGGCGCCGGCGTCGTCGAGACGTTCGGTTTCCAGCGTGGCTACGGCAAATATGTCCGCCTGCTCCATGATCGCGGCTACGAGACCACCTATGCCCATGTCGCCAATTTCCCGCACGGGCTGAAGGTGGGCGACCGGGTCCGTCAGGGCGAGACCATCGCCTATGTCGGATCGACCGGGCTCTCGACCGGTCCGCATCTCTATTACGAGGTCAGGATCAACGGCCGCAACGTCGATCCGTTTCGGATCAAATTATCGGGTGGAAGGGTGCTGCAGGGCGACGTCCTCGGCGCCTTCGATCGCCGCCGCGACGGCATCGACCAACTCGCCGGTCTGTCCGCGCCGTCTCGCCCGCGCTAG
- a CDS encoding ShlB/FhaC/HecB family hemolysin secretion/activation protein codes for MAIVVPAHAAKEPAAAKGTAAAAPAADAGKPAADGKPAAQAPKPAAPLQKFDIDDFAVQGADTLPQVEVEEAIYPFLGPNKTADDVEKARAALEKAYHDKGFQTVSVAIPQQNVQSGLVTLKVTELKVGRLRVKNSRYFDLDKIKKHAPSLKEGTVPNFGDVTKDIVSLNQWPDRRVTPALRAGVTPGTVDVDLTVEDKAPIHGSLEINNRQSPSTTPLRVSATVHYDDLWQLGHSLSVTYQVAPQRTSDAEVFSASYLARTDFDWLNFLTYGVKSSSDVATVGGTNVIGPGEIIGERAVMTLPTREGLFHTLSAGIDYKHFDQTVNLGTDGFSSPVTYYPVVATYGATFQNEKFTTQFNAGITYNIRPLSSPLDEFDAKRTHASPSFTHFNADVSHTQELPEGFQLYGKVQGQISDGPLVSSEQFSLGGLDTVRGYLESEVLGDNGVVGNFEIRSPDVGSKLQAQLKDETGEGKPRYVTLNEWRFFTFVDGGYAAIHDPLPDQQASFVEWSYGVGTKFKAFEYLNGMVAYSVPMVTQAYTHANSPRVNFRFWGEF; via the coding sequence GTGGCGATCGTTGTTCCGGCGCACGCGGCAAAGGAGCCGGCCGCGGCAAAGGGAACGGCCGCCGCAGCGCCAGCGGCGGATGCCGGCAAGCCGGCTGCGGATGGCAAGCCGGCCGCGCAGGCACCAAAGCCGGCGGCACCGCTGCAGAAATTCGACATCGACGATTTCGCCGTGCAGGGCGCCGACACGCTGCCGCAGGTCGAGGTTGAGGAAGCGATCTATCCTTTCCTCGGCCCGAACAAGACCGCCGACGATGTTGAGAAGGCGCGGGCCGCGCTGGAAAAGGCTTATCACGACAAGGGTTTTCAGACCGTCAGCGTCGCCATCCCGCAGCAGAACGTGCAGAGCGGTCTGGTGACCCTCAAGGTGACGGAGCTGAAGGTCGGACGTTTGCGGGTCAAGAACTCGCGCTATTTCGATCTCGACAAGATCAAGAAGCACGCACCTTCTCTGAAAGAGGGGACCGTCCCCAATTTCGGCGACGTCACCAAGGATATCGTGTCGCTCAACCAGTGGCCGGATCGCCGGGTGACGCCCGCACTGCGCGCCGGCGTGACGCCCGGCACCGTCGACGTCGATCTCACGGTCGAGGACAAGGCGCCGATCCATGGCAGCCTCGAGATCAATAACCGGCAATCGCCGTCCACGACGCCGCTCCGCGTCTCCGCCACCGTGCATTATGACGACCTGTGGCAGCTCGGCCATTCGCTGAGCGTCACCTATCAGGTCGCGCCGCAGCGCACGAGCGATGCCGAAGTGTTCTCTGCTTCATACCTGGCGCGGACGGATTTCGACTGGCTCAACTTCCTCACCTACGGCGTGAAGTCGAGCAGCGACGTCGCGACCGTCGGCGGCACCAACGTGATCGGTCCCGGCGAGATCATCGGCGAGCGTGCGGTGATGACGCTGCCGACCCGCGAAGGTCTGTTCCACACGCTGTCGGCCGGCATCGACTACAAGCATTTCGATCAGACGGTGAACCTCGGCACCGACGGCTTCTCGTCGCCGGTCACTTATTATCCCGTCGTCGCGACTTACGGTGCGACGTTCCAGAACGAAAAGTTCACGACCCAGTTCAACGCCGGGATCACCTACAACATCCGGCCGCTGAGCAGCCCGCTGGATGAGTTCGACGCCAAGCGCACCCACGCCTCGCCGAGCTTCACCCACTTCAATGCCGACGTCTCGCATACCCAGGAGCTGCCGGAAGGCTTCCAGCTCTACGGCAAGGTGCAGGGCCAGATTTCCGACGGCCCGCTGGTGTCGAGCGAGCAGTTCAGCCTCGGCGGTCTCGACACCGTGCGCGGCTATCTCGAATCCGAGGTGCTCGGCGACAACGGCGTGGTCGGCAACTTCGAAATCCGCAGTCCCGATGTCGGCAGCAAGCTGCAGGCCCAGCTCAAGGACGAGACCGGCGAAGGCAAGCCGCGCTACGTCACCCTCAATGAGTGGCGCTTCTTCACCTTCGTGGATGGCGGCTACGCCGCAATCCACGACCCGCTGCCCGATCAGCAGGCGTCATTCGTCGAGTGGAGCTACGGCGTCGGGACGAAATTCAAGGCGTTCGAATATCTCAACGGCATGGTCGCCTATTCGGTGCCGATGGTGACGCAGGCATACACGCACGCAAACAGCCCGCGCGTGAATTTCCGGTTTTGGGGTGAATTCTGA
- a CDS encoding tetratricopeptide repeat protein has translation MSPWDTLGIEPTKDSGAIRKAYALRLKQTRPDDDRAGFLRLREAYDAALAWAARSDATVADRSEQFAFRGDGPVPEDSSPKSAPQSFDELFHRLRPGAPEQPPVQQPSPRESVSRVVDGARIDVTEPPAKAIGQAIANAFASGNISVGASLFAKALADGALSLRDELHFADWLIRLLARDDTLPVEQLLEIVDRTGLYDRINKPRSRLGSKRKDPLVKLEERLWLPVLLRRAESGDASAQLSLAQLYDAGHQVPQDRVTAVRWYRAALDGGDWRAAHELAMLYWQGLGIPKDPAEACRCFEVAAEHGDPGAQLALGRILRSGEGVPAAPAQAVRWLRAAAEQGLAAAQGELAVSYRDGIGVEVDDAEALKWFRLAAEQQHPSAVHCLAHLYWIGRGVPQDRVESLRLYEAASNLGDAPAQRQLGLLYWSGKSVPRDDNLAVRWFRKAADLGDAHAQYYLGRCYHLGRGVSQDYAIAASWFHRALAQGHAHAAAYLGRLYEYGRGVPKDPVEARRLYEIGAAQGVVSAQVNLAVLLTGSNGGPVDFPAALRWFIASAERGNSAGMNGAGLCYLNGHGVERDVTKGLNWLAAAAKRRQPNAMHTLAAVLFEGTATPRNLEQAYIWAALALRTYAGADGKLPALRDLFMKICKVVSADDRIRLDAAVADWRAEGQPSGTADLAG, from the coding sequence ATGTCGCCGTGGGACACGCTGGGCATCGAGCCGACCAAGGATAGCGGTGCGATACGCAAGGCCTACGCGCTGCGGCTGAAGCAGACCCGGCCCGACGACGATCGCGCCGGGTTTCTGCGCCTGCGCGAAGCCTATGATGCGGCGCTGGCCTGGGCCGCGCGTTCGGATGCGACGGTTGCAGACCGCAGCGAACAGTTCGCCTTCCGCGGGGACGGCCCTGTTCCCGAGGATTCTTCACCGAAATCTGCGCCTCAGTCCTTTGACGAGCTGTTTCATCGCCTGCGGCCTGGTGCACCGGAGCAGCCGCCCGTGCAGCAACCATCCCCGCGCGAATCCGTCAGCCGGGTTGTTGACGGCGCGCGCATCGATGTCACGGAGCCTCCAGCGAAGGCGATCGGTCAGGCCATTGCGAACGCGTTTGCGTCCGGGAACATCAGTGTCGGCGCATCGCTGTTCGCAAAAGCGCTCGCCGACGGCGCACTCTCGTTGCGGGACGAGTTGCACTTCGCCGATTGGCTGATCCGACTGCTGGCCCGAGACGACACATTGCCTGTCGAGCAGCTGCTGGAGATCGTCGACCGGACCGGATTGTACGACCGGATCAACAAGCCGCGCAGCCGCCTGGGATCCAAACGCAAGGATCCTCTGGTCAAGCTGGAGGAGCGACTCTGGTTGCCGGTGCTGTTGAGACGTGCGGAGTCCGGCGATGCGAGCGCCCAGTTGAGTCTGGCGCAGCTCTATGATGCCGGCCACCAGGTGCCACAGGACCGTGTCACCGCAGTGCGTTGGTACCGTGCGGCGCTGGACGGAGGCGACTGGCGCGCGGCACATGAGTTGGCCATGCTGTATTGGCAAGGTCTTGGGATACCGAAAGACCCGGCCGAGGCGTGTCGATGTTTTGAAGTTGCCGCTGAGCATGGCGACCCAGGGGCTCAGCTCGCTTTGGGGCGTATTCTTCGATCAGGTGAGGGGGTCCCTGCAGCTCCGGCGCAGGCGGTGCGATGGTTGAGGGCCGCTGCTGAGCAAGGCTTGGCAGCTGCCCAGGGCGAACTGGCGGTCTCCTATCGCGACGGCATCGGCGTCGAGGTCGACGACGCGGAAGCCTTGAAATGGTTCCGACTGGCCGCTGAGCAACAACACCCGTCGGCGGTTCACTGCCTTGCCCATCTCTATTGGATCGGCCGAGGCGTTCCACAGGACCGCGTCGAGTCGCTGCGCCTGTACGAGGCTGCGTCCAATTTGGGAGACGCACCCGCGCAGCGTCAGCTTGGGTTGCTATACTGGAGCGGCAAGTCGGTGCCGCGCGATGACAATCTGGCCGTTCGCTGGTTTCGCAAAGCGGCCGATCTGGGTGACGCGCACGCCCAGTACTATCTCGGCCGGTGCTATCATCTGGGCCGTGGTGTCTCGCAAGATTACGCCATTGCCGCGTCCTGGTTTCACAGGGCCTTGGCTCAGGGGCACGCCCATGCCGCAGCGTATCTTGGCAGGCTGTATGAATACGGGCGGGGCGTACCAAAGGACCCGGTGGAGGCCCGCAGGCTCTACGAGATCGGTGCAGCTCAAGGCGTCGTGTCCGCTCAGGTGAACCTGGCCGTCCTGCTGACAGGGAGCAATGGCGGCCCCGTCGATTTCCCCGCGGCGCTTCGCTGGTTCATCGCGTCAGCGGAACGGGGCAACAGTGCCGGCATGAACGGAGCCGGCTTGTGTTACCTGAACGGCCATGGGGTCGAGCGCGATGTCACCAAGGGGTTGAACTGGCTGGCAGCGGCCGCCAAACGTCGGCAGCCAAACGCGATGCATACGCTGGCCGCAGTGCTGTTCGAGGGGACGGCGACGCCGAGAAATCTGGAGCAGGCCTATATCTGGGCGGCGCTCGCGCTTCGCACTTATGCTGGTGCAGATGGCAAACTTCCTGCCCTTCGAGATCTGTTCATGAAAATCTGCAAGGTGGTGTCGGCAGATGATCGCATCCGCCTCGATGCGGCCGTGGCGGACTGGAGGGCGGAGGGGCAACCCTCTGGCACCGCTGACCTCGCGGGTTGA
- a CDS encoding energy transducer TonB family protein → MTALFHPEDPGAWTSREVLRLLLVPTIATLLFVGGIYWIRLQPPAGPSSREQNSVVQVRLLPRPSPAPIPLASVSQPPAAALASKTDVSTDNSDSATDTSVSTPAQEPAPIETTVPSPRPAPSAADAPPNNVAIKFQQALLHHVARYKRYPSAARLGRLHGAVETLFSMQRDGTLLDVWVKTSSGQAVLDKAALDAIRRAQPLPSIPSELPGRLTVQIWLEFDPS, encoded by the coding sequence GTGACCGCGTTGTTCCATCCCGAAGATCCAGGTGCCTGGACGTCCCGCGAGGTGCTCCGGCTGCTTCTGGTGCCGACCATCGCGACCCTGCTGTTCGTCGGCGGAATTTACTGGATCCGGCTGCAGCCGCCGGCGGGACCGTCGAGCCGGGAGCAGAACTCGGTCGTGCAGGTCCGGCTGCTGCCGCGCCCGTCGCCCGCGCCGATCCCGCTTGCGTCGGTGTCGCAGCCGCCGGCCGCCGCGCTTGCCAGCAAGACCGACGTGTCGACGGACAATTCCGATTCCGCGACCGACACCTCGGTATCGACGCCGGCGCAGGAGCCGGCGCCAATCGAGACGACGGTGCCGAGCCCGCGCCCGGCCCCATCGGCTGCCGACGCGCCGCCCAACAATGTCGCCATCAAGTTTCAGCAGGCCCTGCTTCATCACGTGGCCCGCTACAAGCGCTACCCGAGCGCGGCGCGGCTGGGGCGGCTGCACGGGGCGGTCGAGACATTATTCTCTATGCAGCGCGACGGCACCCTGCTCGACGTCTGGGTCAAGACCAGTTCCGGTCAGGCCGTGCTCGACAAGGCTGCGCTGGATGCGATCCGGCGCGCCCAGCCGTTGCCGTCGATCCCCTCCGAGCTGCCCGGCCGGCTCACCGTTCAGATCTGGCTGGAGTTCGACCCGTCCTGA
- a CDS encoding FecR family protein, producing MTEPIPPSESDPLLDEALDWVVRLKTGTPTRADVDALQRWRGQSPAHEAAFRTAASLLRTASIAAQELASEQAAAGTVAALPRRPQFTRRIVLGGAMAAAAGYVMFRPPLDMWPSIEELSADYRTGKGEQRKVALAPDISVELNTQTSLALRSAPNETRVELISGEASVTARRSSSIPLVMLARDGRISAVQADFNARCLDGVVSVTCIDGVVTVEQDGHTIQLRKAEQVSYSLAGLQTSRPVDATQVTAWQTGLLIFRDRPLSSVVDEVNRYRAGKIIITSAELSRRLVNGTFQLDKLDNFVAQVEQLFGARITSLPGGVVLMS from the coding sequence GTGACCGAGCCGATCCCTCCATCCGAATCCGATCCGTTGCTGGACGAGGCCCTTGATTGGGTTGTCCGGCTGAAGACCGGTACGCCGACCCGTGCGGACGTCGATGCGCTGCAACGCTGGCGCGGGCAAAGCCCGGCCCATGAGGCGGCGTTCAGGACCGCCGCCAGCCTGCTCCGCACCGCCTCGATCGCGGCGCAGGAGCTGGCCAGCGAGCAGGCCGCGGCCGGCACCGTTGCCGCATTGCCGCGTCGGCCGCAGTTCACGCGCCGTATCGTGCTTGGCGGTGCGATGGCCGCCGCTGCCGGCTATGTCATGTTCCGTCCGCCGCTCGACATGTGGCCGTCGATCGAGGAATTGTCGGCCGACTACCGCACCGGGAAGGGTGAGCAGCGCAAGGTGGCGCTGGCGCCGGACATTTCGGTCGAATTGAACACCCAGACCAGCCTCGCATTGCGGTCCGCGCCCAATGAGACCCGGGTCGAGCTGATCTCCGGCGAGGCCTCGGTCACGGCGAGGCGGTCGTCGTCGATCCCGCTGGTGATGCTGGCCCGCGACGGGCGCATCAGCGCGGTGCAGGCCGATTTCAACGCACGCTGTCTCGACGGGGTGGTTTCGGTGACCTGCATCGATGGCGTCGTGACGGTCGAGCAGGACGGCCACACCATCCAGTTGCGCAAGGCCGAGCAGGTCAGCTATTCGCTCGCGGGACTGCAGACTTCGCGTCCGGTCGACGCCACCCAGGTTACGGCGTGGCAGACCGGACTATTGATCTTTCGCGACCGGCCGCTTTCGAGTGTCGTGGACGAAGTGAACCGCTACCGCGCCGGCAAGATCATCATCACCAGTGCGGAACTGAGCCGCCGGCTCGTCAACGGCACCTTCCAGCTCGACAAGCTGGATAATTTCGTGGCCCAGGTCGAGCAGCTGTTCGGCGCACGGATCACATCGCTGCCCGGCGGCGTGGTGCTGATGAGTTGA
- a CDS encoding STN domain-containing protein codes for MTAIDLFGAGTATNPDMAGAGTRLRHRFGIGVTLIIASFCAAEAQQRETLAAPAPIEFHIPAQPLASALQAYGERTGVQVLYESSSASGRKSTPVDGNLTREDALNLLLSGTDLKVQYIRPDAITLALRTVSVDRPPANPLATADLSLGTLQVRATNEAEDTGALHDYNESLQVDIQKALQKNVGTRGGSYRLIVDLWIDASRTIQRTQLQRSTGDQARDAAITTALHGLTVSRATPANAPLPVRIAIRVTSLQ; via the coding sequence ATGACAGCAATTGATTTATTTGGTGCTGGCACGGCGACCAATCCTGATATGGCCGGGGCCGGCACGCGACTGCGGCATCGGTTCGGGATCGGCGTGACCCTGATCATCGCCAGCTTCTGCGCGGCAGAAGCGCAGCAGCGCGAGACGCTCGCGGCGCCGGCGCCGATCGAATTTCACATTCCGGCTCAGCCGCTTGCGAGCGCCTTGCAGGCCTATGGCGAACGCACCGGCGTGCAGGTGCTCTATGAAAGCAGCTCGGCGTCCGGCCGAAAATCGACGCCGGTCGACGGTAATCTGACGCGCGAAGACGCGCTGAACCTGCTGCTGAGCGGAACCGATCTGAAGGTCCAGTACATCCGCCCCGACGCCATCACGCTGGCCTTGCGCACCGTGTCGGTGGATCGGCCGCCCGCCAATCCGCTTGCAACGGCGGATTTGTCGCTCGGCACCCTGCAGGTGCGGGCGACCAATGAAGCCGAAGACACCGGCGCACTGCACGATTACAACGAGAGCTTGCAGGTCGACATCCAGAAGGCGCTGCAGAAAAATGTCGGAACCCGCGGCGGTAGTTACCGGCTGATCGTCGATCTCTGGATCGACGCCTCGCGCACGATTCAGCGGACCCAGTTACAGCGCTCGACTGGCGATCAGGCGCGCGATGCGGCCATCACCACGGCGCTGCACGGCTTGACCGTCAGCCGGGCCACGCCTGCCAATGCACCGCTGCCGGTGCGGATCGCAATCCGGGTGACATCGTTGCAATGA
- a CDS encoding RNA polymerase sigma factor: protein MSGGPRNVADINRVRLRGQLVENYDGLVKKLTRRLGSSDFAYEALHETFLRLERVTDSVSIRSPADYIFRIAINIARDRQKAQNYRVSASEVDALLDVSDEGPSPARIVEARSDVDAFKRALAELPARPRDVLHSITIEGRSPHDVATRLGVSVRTVESDLKLALSHCANCLDYTLIRRLGGPRPRT from the coding sequence GTGTCTGGGGGGCCGCGGAACGTGGCTGATATTAACCGAGTGCGGCTGCGGGGCCAGCTCGTCGAGAACTATGACGGCCTCGTCAAGAAACTGACGCGCCGGCTGGGATCTTCCGACTTCGCTTATGAAGCCCTGCACGAGACCTTCCTGCGGCTGGAGCGGGTCACGGACTCCGTGTCCATCCGCAGCCCGGCGGACTATATCTTTCGTATAGCCATCAATATCGCCAGGGATCGTCAGAAGGCGCAGAACTATCGGGTCAGCGCCTCCGAGGTCGACGCGTTGCTCGACGTCAGCGACGAGGGGCCGAGCCCGGCAAGGATCGTCGAAGCACGCTCCGATGTCGACGCCTTCAAGCGCGCGCTGGCCGAATTGCCGGCCCGGCCGCGCGACGTGCTCCATAGCATTACCATCGAGGGACGATCGCCGCACGACGTGGCGACCCGGCTCGGCGTCAGCGTCAGAACGGTGGAAAGCGATTTGAAGCTCGCCTTGAGCCATTGCGCGAACTGTCTTGATTATACATTGATCCGGCGGCTCGGCGGCCCGCGGCCCCGTACCTGA
- a CDS encoding Hsp70 family protein, which yields MIIGIDLGTTNSLVGVWKAGTSELIPNALGSLLTPSAISVDQDGAVLVGLPARERLLSHPRQSVASFKRYMGSNRTFQLGIRTFRAEELSALVLRALKADAEAVLGQPVSEAIITVPAYFNDAQRKATKAAGEMAGLKVERLLNEPTAAALAYGLQEGASERKILVLDLGGGTFDVSILEMFEGVMEVRASAGDNFLGGEDFVDVIVDRFMVEAGAAAGIPPRSSSSALHANLHRQAEIAKRALTDHDAHEIELVHDGGAIRWSITRSDFEAASEPLLRRLRAPIERAIRDANLHPDQVTDLVLVGGATRMPVVRRMAARLFQRLPIAQINPDEVVARGAAVQAGLKMRDMALDDVVMTDVAPYSLGINTRSRLADNSYLDGLYLPIIERNTVIPVSRAKQVSTASDGQSEVRFRIFQGEARMVADNIEIGQLSVPVPPGPAGKERIDVRFTYDVSGLLEVDLEVVSTGHTVQLVIEGNPGILSREEIDQRLAALKALKIHPRDQAENQAVMSRAERLYEERLGDDRAAIGKLIDDFRILLERQNPPEIDDYRIRFSQWLDRVDTTFFS from the coding sequence ATGATTATTGGAATTGACCTCGGCACGACCAACAGTCTGGTCGGGGTTTGGAAGGCCGGTACCTCTGAGCTCATTCCAAATGCCCTTGGATCGTTGCTGACGCCGTCGGCGATCAGTGTGGACCAGGACGGTGCCGTCCTGGTCGGTTTGCCTGCACGAGAACGGTTGCTGTCCCATCCGCGGCAGTCGGTTGCGTCGTTCAAGCGCTACATGGGCAGCAATCGCACCTTTCAGCTTGGCATCAGGACCTTTCGGGCCGAGGAGCTGTCCGCGCTGGTGCTTCGCGCGCTGAAGGCTGACGCTGAAGCCGTTCTGGGACAGCCGGTCAGCGAAGCGATCATCACCGTTCCTGCCTATTTCAATGACGCCCAGCGCAAGGCGACCAAGGCCGCCGGCGAGATGGCCGGCCTCAAGGTCGAGCGTCTCTTGAATGAGCCGACCGCGGCAGCCCTCGCCTATGGACTTCAGGAGGGAGCAAGCGAGCGCAAGATACTGGTGCTCGACCTCGGAGGCGGAACCTTCGACGTGTCGATCCTGGAGATGTTCGAAGGCGTCATGGAAGTCAGGGCATCCGCCGGCGATAATTTCCTCGGCGGCGAGGACTTCGTCGATGTGATCGTCGATCGCTTCATGGTGGAAGCCGGTGCTGCGGCCGGGATCCCGCCGCGATCGTCGTCGAGCGCGCTTCACGCCAATTTGCATCGTCAGGCCGAGATCGCCAAGCGCGCTTTGACCGATCACGACGCGCACGAAATCGAGCTGGTGCACGATGGCGGTGCGATACGGTGGTCGATCACCCGGAGCGATTTCGAGGCGGCCAGTGAGCCGTTGCTCAGGCGGCTCCGCGCCCCGATCGAGCGAGCGATCCGCGACGCCAATCTGCATCCCGATCAAGTGACCGATTTGGTGCTGGTCGGCGGCGCGACCCGCATGCCGGTGGTGCGGCGGATGGCGGCCCGGCTGTTCCAGCGGCTTCCGATCGCGCAGATCAATCCGGATGAGGTCGTGGCCCGGGGCGCCGCGGTCCAGGCCGGCTTGAAGATGCGAGACATGGCGCTCGACGATGTCGTGATGACGGATGTCGCCCCGTATTCGCTCGGCATCAATACAAGAAGCCGGCTCGCCGACAATTCGTATCTCGACGGCCTCTATCTGCCGATCATCGAGCGCAACACGGTGATCCCGGTCAGCCGCGCGAAGCAGGTGAGCACGGCATCCGACGGCCAGAGCGAGGTCAGGTTTCGCATCTTCCAGGGCGAAGCGCGGATGGTCGCCGACAACATCGAGATTGGACAGCTCTCGGTGCCTGTCCCGCCGGGGCCGGCCGGCAAGGAACGCATCGATGTTCGTTTCACATACGATGTCAGCGGACTTCTGGAGGTCGACCTGGAGGTCGTCAGCACCGGTCATACCGTCCAGCTCGTCATCGAAGGCAATCCCGGGATCCTCAGCCGAGAGGAGATCGACCAACGCCTGGCCGCGTTGAAGGCGCTCAAGATTCATCCGCGCGACCAGGCCGAAAATCAGGCGGTGATGTCGAGGGCCGAGCGGCTCTACGAGGAGAGATTGGGGGACGACCGCGCGGCGATCGGCAAGCTGATCGACGATTTCCGCATTCTCCTCGAGCGCCAGAACCCACCCGAGATCGACGACTACCGTATCAGGTTCAGCCAATGGCTGGATCGCGTGGACACGACATTCTTCTCGTGA